From a region of the Odoribacter splanchnicus DSM 20712 genome:
- a CDS encoding RNA polymerase sigma factor, whose protein sequence is MDIKLFDLLYNKYSQPMLLYALTFVNSKSDTEDIVQEVFYNFWKSEAYLRVPIDEARPWLLRAIKNACINFWEKKDVLRSSAELHNITIEDEEYSEFNEQIFTQIRQDIENMPPQTREIVKAIFYKKEKYQEVADYLGISINTVKTLLRRAIRQLRERYTDNFSLFLYLLLK, encoded by the coding sequence ATGGATATAAAGTTATTTGATCTGTTATATAACAAATACTCACAACCGATGTTACTGTATGCTTTAACTTTTGTAAATTCAAAGAGCGATACAGAAGACATTGTGCAGGAGGTGTTTTATAATTTCTGGAAGTCCGAAGCCTATCTGAGAGTTCCTATCGATGAAGCCAGACCTTGGCTATTGCGGGCTATCAAAAACGCCTGCATCAATTTCTGGGAAAAGAAAGACGTCCTCCGCAGCAGTGCAGAACTGCATAATATTACAATTGAAGATGAGGAATACTCCGAATTCAATGAACAAATATTCACACAAATCAGACAGGACATCGAAAACATGCCTCCCCAAACCCGTGAAATTGTAAAAGCCATATTCTACAAAAAAGAAAAGTATCAGGAAGTTGCCGACTACCTCGGCATCTCCATCAATACCGTCAAAACATTGCTCCGTAGGGCCATCCGGCAACTTAGAGAACGCTACACGGATAATTTCAGTCTTTTCCTGTACCTGCTTTTGAAATAA
- the folB gene encoding dihydroneopterin aldolase — MTGIIEIEGMEFFAYHGCFEAEQIVGNKFMVYACLHYNCHCPASTDDIADALSYQTAYEIIAREMMKRSHLLEHVGKRMLDALYAAFPQLQYAKIKISKMNPPLGGQIRCTSVTLEK, encoded by the coding sequence ATGACTGGAATAATTGAAATTGAAGGCATGGAGTTCTTTGCCTATCATGGTTGTTTTGAAGCGGAACAAATTGTAGGAAATAAATTTATGGTTTATGCTTGTTTACATTATAATTGCCATTGTCCGGCTTCCACAGATGATATCGCTGATGCTTTAAGTTATCAGACAGCTTATGAGATTATTGCCCGTGAAATGATGAAACGGTCTCATTTGCTGGAACATGTAGGGAAACGAATGCTCGATGCCTTATATGCGGCTTTCCCTCAATTGCAGTATGCTAAAATCAAGATTTCGAAAATGAATCCTCCTTTGGGAGGACAAATCCGGTGTACGAGTGTGACCTTGGAGAAATAA
- a CDS encoding SusC/RagA family TonB-linked outer membrane protein, with protein sequence MKKKSLYPYPGCRKIIHYLVMKTFFIFLFLLTLQANANVYSQQVKLNLEVKNGSFKDIINEIGRQSEFSFVYSDWDLPQTGVKDLNFHDASIEEVLNTLLAGTGLSYEITEKTILLKKAPAQQKTAEQAKVVQGKVVDSKGNPLPGVTVIVKGTTLGTSTGADGTFKFEIPNTQGIILQFSFIGMKSQEFTYAGQKEITIKMEEETVEMDAVVVTGMFNRKKEGFTGSAVSVKGEDLKKFSTTNMAKALSIIDPSFRIIENISQGSDPNRLPDLRMRGQATLPTGVGSGSVSTDMVMLQGDYSTYPNQPLLILDGFEIDLQTMVDLDPERVESITLLKDAAATAIYGSKAANGVIVIETKAPLPGDLRITYAGNIRLELPDLSGYDLLNAEEKLRVEKMAGYYPEDSDYSYVQIYQQYLREVRRGVNTDWLDIPLRNAVQHRHAVTLEGGDRALRYKLYVGGNFTPGVMKESTRKTQTAALDLSYRFNKLLIRNNITLDNATGDNSPWGSFSEYTRLNPYLRPYGENGEIKKNLQVWQDPKEYWNTDPIPNPMYNTTFNSKDRNSSFTVRDQFYLEYNPISSVRLQADVAIAKSNGKTEIFRPAQHTKFISEADPMRRGEFIRQQDESFNYNINISASYNDVIAADHFVSFNARYSIDQTSNDWYGATVTGFPNDQMDNILFGKKYNEKMTGSENTSRSIGFVGAFGYSFRYKYSVDFNIRADGSSQFGKHNRFAPFWSAGVRWDIKKENSVKKVSWISDLIARASYGITGTQGFAPYQAQQVYTYSMLKPYISSDGTGAELVALGNSNLKWQQTGQLNVALEAGFLNNRITAKVEYYQKRTKNSLTDITLAPSLGFSSIPENLGTIENKGVEFAASFIPYKDASREAYWIINFNGSHNRDKMTKISNALEYMNSVNAGKLDATPLPRYEEGQSLNNIWVVKSLGIDPATGQEVFQKRITGELTGVWDAVDVIPYGNTEPKLQGNIYSTFNYKGFGVSVGFNYRFGGQVYNNTLVSKVENADLRYNADRRVLDLRWQKPGDVVKYKALTNAVKGSETKATSRFVMDDNTFQFSSIALSYRFPASHPFLKKMKMSALSMSLNMEDVAYISSVKRERGLDYPFARQFSFSLNVAF encoded by the coding sequence ATGAAAAAAAAATCTTTATACCCTTATCCGGGGTGTAGGAAAATCATTCATTATCTGGTAATGAAGACATTTTTTATTTTCTTGTTTTTGTTGACATTACAAGCTAATGCCAACGTTTATTCGCAACAGGTCAAATTAAACCTAGAGGTGAAAAACGGCAGTTTCAAAGACATCATCAATGAAATCGGTCGTCAGTCAGAGTTCAGTTTCGTATACAGCGACTGGGATTTGCCCCAAACAGGAGTGAAAGACTTGAACTTTCATGATGCTTCCATAGAAGAAGTCCTCAACACCTTACTGGCAGGCACCGGTCTCTCTTACGAGATTACAGAGAAAACCATTCTGCTGAAAAAAGCCCCTGCGCAACAAAAGACAGCGGAACAAGCCAAAGTTGTACAGGGTAAAGTTGTTGATTCCAAGGGCAATCCCCTTCCGGGTGTCACTGTTATCGTAAAAGGGACTACACTGGGGACTTCAACAGGCGCGGACGGAACATTTAAATTTGAAATACCAAACACCCAAGGCATTATACTGCAATTCTCCTTTATCGGTATGAAATCACAGGAATTTACCTATGCCGGTCAAAAAGAGATTACCATTAAAATGGAAGAGGAAACCGTTGAAATGGATGCTGTGGTTGTAACCGGTATGTTTAACCGCAAAAAAGAAGGATTTACCGGTTCTGCAGTTTCTGTCAAAGGAGAGGATTTAAAGAAATTCAGCACCACCAACATGGCCAAAGCTCTGTCAATCATAGATCCCAGCTTCCGTATCATAGAAAATATCTCACAAGGTTCTGACCCCAACCGCCTTCCTGACTTACGTATGCGCGGTCAGGCGACTCTGCCGACAGGAGTCGGAAGCGGCAGTGTAAGCACCGACATGGTCATGCTACAAGGAGATTATTCCACTTATCCCAATCAACCGCTATTGATTTTGGATGGTTTTGAAATCGATTTGCAAACAATGGTCGATTTGGACCCGGAACGCGTAGAAAGCATTACGCTTTTAAAAGACGCAGCAGCAACAGCCATTTACGGTTCCAAGGCTGCCAATGGCGTCATAGTCATTGAAACCAAAGCTCCCCTGCCCGGAGACTTACGAATCACCTATGCCGGTAATATCCGTTTGGAACTACCCGATTTATCAGGATATGATTTATTAAATGCAGAAGAAAAACTGAGAGTTGAAAAGATGGCAGGTTATTATCCTGAAGACAGCGATTACTCATACGTACAGATTTATCAGCAATATCTCAGGGAAGTCAGACGAGGGGTAAATACAGACTGGCTGGATATTCCTTTAAGAAATGCCGTACAGCACCGCCATGCCGTAACCCTTGAAGGAGGAGACAGGGCACTGCGCTACAAATTGTATGTCGGCGGCAACTTCACTCCAGGCGTTATGAAGGAATCAACCCGCAAGACACAAACGGCAGCTTTAGACCTGAGCTATCGCTTCAACAAATTGTTAATACGCAACAACATCACCCTGGATAATGCAACCGGAGACAATTCTCCATGGGGCTCATTCAGCGAATACACCCGTTTGAATCCCTATTTGCGTCCTTATGGAGAAAACGGAGAAATCAAGAAGAACCTGCAAGTATGGCAAGATCCCAAAGAATACTGGAATACAGACCCCATACCGAACCCCATGTACAACACCACTTTCAACTCTAAAGACAGGAATTCCTCGTTTACTGTACGCGACCAGTTCTATTTGGAATACAATCCTATTTCATCCGTACGCCTGCAGGCTGATGTTGCCATCGCCAAAAGCAACGGAAAGACAGAAATATTCCGTCCTGCACAACACACCAAATTTATTTCTGAGGCAGATCCCATGCGCCGCGGAGAATTCATCCGTCAGCAAGACGAATCTTTCAATTACAATATAAACATATCTGCATCATACAATGACGTAATAGCAGCAGATCATTTTGTAAGTTTTAATGCCCGTTATTCCATAGACCAGACATCGAACGATTGGTACGGTGCAACCGTAACCGGTTTCCCCAACGACCAAATGGACAACATCCTTTTCGGTAAAAAATACAATGAAAAGATGACCGGAAGCGAAAACACTAGCCGTTCAATAGGTTTTGTCGGAGCTTTCGGCTACTCATTCCGTTACAAATATTCCGTTGACTTCAATATCCGTGCAGACGGTTCCTCCCAATTCGGCAAACATAACCGTTTTGCTCCGTTCTGGTCGGCAGGTGTACGTTGGGATATCAAGAAAGAAAATTCGGTAAAAAAAGTATCCTGGATAAGCGACCTGATTGCACGTGCCTCTTACGGTATCACCGGAACACAAGGTTTTGCCCCTTACCAGGCCCAACAAGTATACACATACTCCATGCTGAAACCTTATATTTCATCCGACGGGACAGGCGCAGAACTTGTTGCCCTGGGTAATTCCAACCTTAAATGGCAACAGACCGGACAGTTGAACGTTGCCCTGGAAGCTGGATTCTTAAACAACAGAATCACTGCAAAAGTCGAATACTATCAGAAACGCACCAAAAACTCCCTGACCGATATAACATTGGCACCATCTCTCGGTTTCTCATCAATACCGGAAAATCTGGGAACAATTGAGAACAAAGGCGTTGAGTTTGCAGCATCATTCATCCCCTACAAAGACGCTTCCCGTGAAGCCTATTGGATAATCAACTTTAACGGCTCGCACAACCGTGACAAAATGACAAAGATTTCAAATGCTTTGGAATACATGAACAGTGTCAATGCCGGGAAATTGGATGCAACCCCACTGCCCCGCTACGAAGAAGGCCAGTCATTAAACAACATCTGGGTTGTCAAATCATTAGGCATCGACCCGGCAACCGGCCAGGAAGTATTCCAGAAACGTATCACAGGAGAACTGACCGGCGTATGGGATGCCGTAGATGTCATTCCTTACGGCAACACCGAGCCCAAATTGCAGGGAAACATCTACTCCACATTCAACTATAAAGGCTTCGGTGTCAGTGTCGGATTCAACTATCGATTTGGCGGACAAGTCTATAACAATACTCTGGTATCTAAAGTCGAGAATGCAGACTTGCGTTATAATGCGGACAGACGCGTATTGGATTTACGCTGGCAAAAACCGGGAGATGTCGTAAAATACAAAGCCCTTACCAATGCCGTAAAAGGCTCTGAAACAAAAGCGACCTCACGCTTTGTCATGGATGACAACACGTTTCAGTTCAGTTCTATTGCTCTGAGCTACCGTTTCCCCGCCTCCCATCCTTTCTTGAAAAAGATGAAGATGAGTGCATTGAGCATGAGCCTCAACATGGAGGATGTTGCCTATATTTCTTCCGTAAAACGTGAACGCGGTCTGGATTATCCGTTTGCCCGTCAGTTCTCATTTTCTTTGAATGTTGCATTTTAA
- a CDS encoding FecR family protein: MLLQELIDEYILLFRRGELTSSQQRELIDWLNADATHQAYYRKMLKLYACIEMTEEDLVKQMQDSVHNRLYKQIYLQRFKRKVWWLTGAAAVVIAMIGSILIMEYSRTEPTTLTPTFGEAGSSKAILTLANGEKISLTEQTHRYITTSEGNLIQQDSIGHLHIYAIDSNHQKQTVCQNNVIWVPQGGEYHLILSDGTKVWLNAETKLKFPARFSGDKRIVELSGEAYLEVTSNASKPFIIRTDGIDVKVLGTSFGVRSYQEETSIFTTLVSGSVEVQGTHGKVRLTPSHQAVYDKNSKDIAIKQVNTELYTGWKNGKMLYDNCPLEEILRDLKRWYSFEVFYTNSQSKQIPFTLNIRKYEKIDGVLELMQKTGRVHFDIKGDTIIVK; this comes from the coding sequence ATGTTGTTACAAGAGCTCATAGACGAATATATACTTCTGTTTCGCAGGGGAGAACTGACTTCTTCGCAACAAAGAGAACTGATTGATTGGCTGAATGCTGATGCGACTCATCAGGCCTACTACCGAAAGATGCTCAAATTATATGCATGCATTGAAATGACAGAAGAAGACTTGGTCAAACAGATGCAGGACTCAGTACACAATCGCCTCTATAAACAAATATACCTCCAACGTTTTAAGAGAAAGGTATGGTGGCTGACAGGAGCAGCCGCTGTAGTAATAGCAATGATTGGAAGTATCTTAATTATGGAATACTCACGGACGGAACCGACAACTCTAACACCAACATTTGGGGAAGCCGGCTCTTCAAAAGCCATTCTGACATTGGCTAACGGAGAGAAAATATCCTTAACCGAGCAGACGCACAGATATATCACTACTTCGGAAGGTAATCTGATACAGCAGGATTCCATCGGTCATTTGCACATATATGCCATAGACAGTAACCATCAAAAACAGACTGTCTGTCAAAATAATGTAATATGGGTACCACAAGGTGGAGAATATCACCTCATCCTGTCGGACGGCACGAAAGTATGGCTGAACGCCGAAACGAAATTAAAATTCCCGGCCCGGTTTTCCGGGGACAAACGTATCGTGGAATTGAGCGGCGAAGCCTATTTGGAGGTGACAAGTAATGCATCAAAACCGTTTATCATACGCACAGATGGGATAGACGTCAAAGTGTTAGGAACATCTTTCGGGGTTCGGTCATACCAAGAAGAGACTTCCATTTTCACAACGCTGGTATCCGGTAGCGTAGAAGTGCAAGGTACGCATGGTAAAGTCCGTCTGACTCCATCCCACCAGGCTGTTTATGATAAAAATTCAAAAGACATCGCCATCAAACAGGTAAATACGGAATTATATACAGGTTGGAAAAACGGTAAAATGTTATATGACAACTGCCCTTTGGAAGAAATATTACGCGACTTGAAACGCTGGTATTCATTTGAAGTATTCTATACCAACAGCCAAAGCAAGCAGATTCCATTCACCCTCAATATCCGGAAGTATGAGAAAATTGACGGAGTTTTGGAATTAATGCAAAAAACCGGAAGAGTACATTTTGACATAAAAGGGGACACCATTATTGTAAAATAA
- a CDS encoding DUF5996 family protein → MDFLNYTDWQDTADTLHMLLQMSGKVKLLYRAKRPEWAHIRQYLTLDGISTGIVPEAPVPFEINFDFREDQVVFRNYNGKTEKVALEDGKSVGDYYRQFMAALKQIDVPARIDVKSQEFYDPVDLDKDGKHRSYQKEAVLLWLDNMLFADRALNRFLAPFRGKVTCPAYYFGTMDLSCLVYSGEAAPWGREDKVMQYAFDEKCYECGFWPGDPNFPKPAFYGMPYPFVKDLQGNDKFLRPDKAFFKPEKQEFFFTLEDALNYPNPEKMVIDFYRSGFDLVQELSRWKNIDWITRPLDYPEK, encoded by the coding sequence ATGGACTTTTTGAATTATACAGACTGGCAAGATACAGCCGATACTTTACATATGTTGTTGCAAATGAGTGGTAAAGTGAAATTGCTGTATCGGGCGAAACGGCCAGAATGGGCGCATATCAGGCAATATCTCACCCTGGACGGGATTTCGACGGGAATCGTTCCTGAGGCACCTGTGCCTTTTGAAATTAATTTCGATTTCCGCGAAGATCAGGTGGTCTTCCGGAATTACAACGGAAAAACCGAAAAGGTGGCCTTGGAGGACGGGAAGAGTGTCGGAGACTATTACCGGCAGTTTATGGCGGCATTGAAACAAATCGATGTGCCGGCCAGAATCGATGTGAAATCACAGGAATTTTATGATCCTGTCGATCTGGATAAAGACGGGAAACATCGGTCGTATCAGAAGGAAGCAGTGTTGTTGTGGCTGGATAATATGCTTTTTGCCGATCGGGCCTTGAATCGTTTTCTCGCCCCTTTCCGGGGAAAAGTGACTTGTCCGGCTTATTATTTCGGTACGATGGATTTGTCGTGTCTGGTGTATAGCGGCGAGGCCGCACCTTGGGGCAGAGAGGATAAGGTGATGCAATATGCTTTTGATGAAAAATGCTATGAATGTGGATTTTGGCCCGGTGATCCGAATTTTCCGAAACCGGCTTTTTATGGAATGCCTTATCCGTTTGTGAAAGATCTTCAAGGTAACGATAAATTTTTACGGCCCGATAAAGCTTTCTTTAAACCGGAAAAACAGGAGTTCTTCTTTACGTTGGAGGATGCTTTGAATTATCCTAATCCTGAAAAAATGGTCATCGATTTTTACCGTTCCGGCTTCGATCTGGTACAGGAACTCTCCCGTTGGAAAAATATCGATTGGATCACCCGCCCTTTGGATTATCCGGAAAAATGA
- a CDS encoding DUF4843 domain-containing protein, which yields MKRNISLIFSLLFIFSACQKEEVEEYVSGARLNFNNDYKVENVPTIRCSFTDSDYLNKTTEITDSIEVVVMGLSTNTDRTFYCTTAPADSLYSMPVTVAESYIIPKNTYSTFIKFSIKAPGNFGKANKTYIQFDQSKNTGVFEPGNKEAQQCIIDCIYTLLPIGWNTDAWGKFSNGKYKFMIDHFQKLHDDIPPYRQEQEEIYDAYQKYKAAGNPPIMDDSTPAKEIEFINVNE from the coding sequence ATGAAACGAAATATATCGCTTATATTTTCACTGCTCTTTATATTCTCCGCCTGCCAAAAAGAAGAGGTAGAAGAATACGTATCCGGAGCACGACTGAATTTCAACAATGACTATAAAGTGGAAAATGTTCCGACAATAAGATGCAGCTTTACTGACAGCGACTATTTAAATAAAACAACCGAAATCACCGATTCCATTGAAGTCGTTGTAATGGGACTTTCCACAAATACGGACCGTACGTTCTATTGCACGACAGCTCCGGCAGACTCTCTATATAGCATGCCGGTAACTGTTGCCGAATCATATATTATCCCCAAGAATACGTACAGCACCTTTATCAAATTCTCAATCAAAGCCCCCGGTAATTTCGGGAAAGCCAATAAAACCTATATCCAATTTGATCAATCCAAAAACACAGGCGTTTTTGAACCGGGCAATAAAGAGGCTCAACAATGTATCATCGACTGTATCTACACGCTTCTCCCTATTGGATGGAACACTGATGCCTGGGGAAAATTCAGCAACGGAAAATATAAGTTCATGATAGACCACTTCCAAAAACTTCATGACGACATTCCTCCGTATCGGCAAGAACAGGAAGAAATCTACGATGCCTATCAGAAATACAAGGCAGCTGGCAATCCCCCTATTATGGATGACAGCACTCCGGCAAAGGAAATCGAATTTATAAACGTTAACGAATAG
- a CDS encoding RagB/SusD family nutrient uptake outer membrane protein yields the protein MKKILILTPVISLLFFFTSCSNWLDVPPKTSINEEDLYAHEYGFKDVLTGFYLKLGDPSLYGKQFTYNFMEFLAQRYENKMIIDNELYNYSGSYKTIVENYYSMIYKVIANINNFLYYIDANRDVIKTPDYYEVMKGEALGLRGFLHFELLRLFGPIYSQSPETKCLAYRTRLDAEATPLLPASQFIDLVIADLHEAEKLLEEHDPKEFSSDYGNEIRDPFMVYRQTRMNIYAVYAILARAYLYKGDADSKSRAYNYASDVINSGYFSLAGSNSNRILFQEHIFNLYIDELDKIVDEDFKNISSSNMSEKPETLDKLYEFENGGATDFRLNNNSFELVNTVKVSRKFDQQGYDDPLRSGGKNSMPLIRLPEMYYILAECATDPTEAADWLNTVRANRGIPADVDLVGDDAFDQLDSRPGCDNTQTKRINEIMKEYNKEYYGEGQLFYFYKRLNYKVFTGCPAGGMLPQYYTPAIPDNEHIFGNNN from the coding sequence ATGAAAAAAATATTGATATTGACTCCGGTCATCAGCTTATTATTCTTTTTCACGTCCTGCTCAAACTGGCTGGATGTACCACCCAAGACCTCTATCAATGAGGAAGATTTATATGCACATGAGTATGGGTTCAAGGACGTACTCACCGGTTTTTACTTGAAATTAGGCGATCCCTCATTGTATGGCAAGCAGTTCACATACAACTTCATGGAATTCCTGGCCCAACGCTACGAAAACAAAATGATAATAGATAATGAACTATATAATTACAGCGGCTCATACAAAACGATCGTAGAGAACTATTATAGCATGATATACAAAGTCATTGCCAATATCAATAATTTTCTTTACTACATTGATGCCAACCGGGATGTAATCAAGACTCCAGATTACTATGAGGTAATGAAGGGCGAAGCTCTGGGGTTACGCGGATTCCTGCATTTTGAACTGTTGCGCTTATTCGGACCGATATATTCACAAAGTCCGGAAACAAAATGTCTGGCATACCGTACCCGTCTGGATGCAGAAGCCACCCCGTTATTGCCTGCATCTCAATTCATTGATTTGGTAATAGCAGATTTGCATGAAGCTGAAAAACTGTTGGAAGAACATGACCCGAAAGAATTCAGCAGTGACTATGGCAATGAGATAAGAGACCCGTTCATGGTCTATCGCCAAACCCGTATGAATATCTATGCTGTCTATGCCATATTGGCCCGTGCATACCTGTACAAAGGAGATGCCGACAGCAAATCCCGGGCCTACAACTATGCATCTGACGTTATCAACTCAGGCTATTTCAGTCTTGCCGGAAGTAATTCCAACCGCATATTGTTCCAGGAACATATCTTCAACCTCTACATTGACGAGTTGGATAAAATTGTAGACGAAGATTTCAAGAACATCTCATCATCCAACATGTCTGAAAAACCGGAAACCCTTGACAAACTTTATGAATTTGAAAATGGAGGTGCCACCGATTTCCGTCTAAACAACAATTCTTTCGAATTGGTCAATACAGTCAAAGTATCCAGGAAATTTGACCAGCAAGGCTACGACGATCCGTTACGGAGTGGGGGCAAGAATTCCATGCCGCTGATCCGTCTTCCGGAAATGTACTACATTCTTGCAGAGTGTGCCACCGACCCGACGGAAGCGGCAGACTGGCTGAATACAGTCCGGGCAAACAGGGGAATTCCGGCAGACGTTGATTTGGTCGGTGACGATGCATTCGACCAATTGGATTCACGTCCGGGATGTGACAATACCCAAACCAAGCGCATTAATGAAATCATGAAGGAATACAACAAGGAATACTACGGCGAAGGACAATTATTCTATTTCTACAAACGACTGAATTATAAAGTATTTACAGGATGTCCTGCCGGCGGCATGCTCCCGCAATACTACACTCCTGCAATCCCTGACAATGAACATATATTTGGAAACAACAATTAA
- a CDS encoding PKD-like family lipoprotein, with the protein MKRYHIIIKTILGILGNLLFASCVDDNIEQNYSELNELVLKMDTQKALQAPENVNDSILVKIAPEITLPEGRTRNDLSFEWRIRTERDYSTIWDIYSTSDTLVYYVKADTKNTFFRFGVTDNELGITTYREFTIKILRPFENNWFVLQNIGDKPVLGSIEVPGEEPLITPDVFQIKYGQPMSLTGTPKALNYCFWKDKSSRNPSEWRLQVLTNTDEAIYDSKHLQEKIYDYSNSLYPVPAEAAIQSAHTYQYGEVITNNGELYFSAEDGSYVYFKGKLAKDIENANIVNAVAFNSDNSYHLLAFDDQNKQFLYSNPDVYFGAGKLYRKVPNMGETIYNNYVKITIQNVPDYAREGKPNKFSPKLDENHELLFMDNWYDGNVVAFTHNKQDGKVYVFDFSNSSATKRDTCFCLAEKACELNGNAEDAHIAVSSAFKNIFFYASGNKVYRVDLNRSTPKTILIYEHPDAGARIHVMKFRHANFASMVDMDGDDEAETLLQQTQTLGLAVEKGGKWSVTEIYLAASGDVEKDDEKNPKVYEYDGFGEIVDIVYTFACKWWQ; encoded by the coding sequence ATGAAAAGATACCACATAATAATCAAAACCATACTGGGCATATTAGGAAACCTTCTTTTCGCCTCTTGTGTCGATGACAATATCGAACAGAATTATTCAGAGCTGAACGAGCTTGTCTTGAAAATGGATACCCAGAAAGCATTACAGGCACCGGAAAATGTCAATGACTCCATCCTGGTAAAGATTGCTCCTGAAATCACCTTACCCGAAGGCAGAACCCGTAATGATCTGTCATTTGAATGGCGCATCCGGACGGAAAGGGATTATTCAACCATATGGGATATTTACAGCACATCCGATACACTGGTTTATTATGTAAAAGCCGATACAAAAAACACCTTCTTCCGTTTTGGAGTAACGGACAACGAATTGGGAATTACAACATACCGGGAATTTACAATCAAGATTCTGAGACCATTTGAAAACAACTGGTTTGTATTGCAGAATATTGGAGACAAGCCGGTGTTGGGTAGCATTGAAGTTCCTGGTGAAGAGCCATTAATCACGCCTGATGTATTCCAAATCAAATACGGACAGCCGATGTCGCTTACAGGAACCCCCAAAGCATTAAATTATTGTTTTTGGAAAGACAAAAGTTCAAGGAATCCCTCAGAATGGAGGCTGCAAGTATTGACAAACACTGATGAGGCAATTTACGACAGCAAACACCTCCAGGAAAAAATATACGACTATTCCAATTCATTGTATCCTGTCCCGGCTGAAGCTGCCATCCAATCAGCACACACATATCAGTACGGAGAGGTCATCACCAACAACGGCGAATTGTATTTTTCGGCTGAAGATGGTTCGTACGTGTATTTCAAAGGTAAATTGGCCAAAGACATTGAAAATGCGAATATTGTCAATGCGGTGGCATTTAACAGCGACAACAGCTATCATCTATTGGCATTCGATGACCAAAACAAACAATTCCTGTATAGTAATCCCGATGTTTACTTCGGAGCCGGAAAGCTGTATCGTAAAGTACCTAATATGGGAGAAACCATCTATAATAATTATGTAAAAATTACTATCCAGAATGTACCGGATTACGCAAGAGAAGGAAAACCCAATAAATTTTCTCCGAAACTAGATGAAAACCACGAACTCTTGTTCATGGATAATTGGTATGACGGGAATGTTGTAGCATTTACCCACAACAAGCAAGACGGGAAAGTATATGTTTTTGATTTCAGCAATTCGTCTGCAACCAAAAGAGACACCTGCTTCTGTCTTGCAGAAAAGGCCTGCGAACTGAATGGCAATGCAGAAGATGCACATATTGCCGTTTCAAGCGCCTTTAAAAACATCTTCTTTTATGCATCGGGCAACAAAGTATATCGGGTCGATTTAAATCGTAGCACACCCAAGACCATTCTGATTTACGAACATCCTGATGCAGGCGCACGCATCCATGTAATGAAATTCCGCCATGCAAATTTTGCCAGCATGGTAGATATGGATGGAGACGATGAAGCTGAAACTTTGCTACAACAAACCCAAACATTGGGACTGGCAGTTGAAAAAGGAGGCAAATGGTCTGTCACGGAGATTTATCTGGCCGCCAGCGGAGATGTAGAAAAAGACGACGAGAAAAACCCTAAAGTATATGAATATGACGGTTTTGGCGAGATTGTTGACATTGTCTATACGTTTGCTTGCAAGTGGTGGCAGTAA